The following are encoded together in the Heterodontus francisci isolate sHetFra1 chromosome 41, sHetFra1.hap1, whole genome shotgun sequence genome:
- the LOC137353458 gene encoding ATP-sensitive inward rectifier potassium channel 11-like, which produces MLARKGIIPEEYLLTRLAEDDLSQPRYRAKSRKARFVAKSGGCNVAHKNIREQGRFLQDVFTTLVDLKWPYTLVIFTMSFLCSWMLFAILWWLIAFAHGDLDSKQDSVVPCITSITSFTSAFLFSIEVQVTIGFGSRMVTEECPLAITVLIIQNISGLIVNAVMLGCIFMKTAQANRRAETIIFSKHAVIAQRNGKLCFMFRVGDLRKSMIISATIQMQLVKKTTTQEGEVVPISQIDIQVENPVGINAIFLVSPLIISHTINDKSPLYDLSAASLQQEDLEVVVILEGVVETTGITTQARTSYLPEEILWGHRFVPIVTEEEGRYSVDYSKFGNTMRSKTPLCSTRELEAQERSQNQTNTGPKLHMNALRERIFSKTVNVPGVRIKSSVHFQSLDSLADLESQEGIGQQSVLL; this is translated from the coding sequence ATGTTGGCGAGAAAGGGAATCATTCCGGAAGAGTATTTACTGACTAGGCTGGCAGAGGATGACCTGTCACAGCCTCGTTACCGTGCCAAGTCAAGAAAAGCCCGCTTTGTCGCCAAAAGTGGAGGGTGCAATGTGGCCCACAAGAACATCCGAGAGCAAGGACGCTTTCTTCAAGATGTCTTCACCACCTTGGTCGATCTCAAGTGGCCTTATACACTTGTGATCTTCACCATGTCATTCCTGTGCAGTTGGATGCTGTTTGCAATACTTTGGTGGCTCATTGCCTTTGCTCATGGAGACCTGGACTCCAAACAGGACAGTGTTGTTCCCTGCATCACCAGCATCACATCTTTCACATCCGCCTTCCTTTTCTCCATTGAGGTCCAGGTGACCATAGGCTTTGGAAGCAGAATGGTGACTGAGGAATGCCCCTTAGCCATCACAGTCCTGATCATCCAGAACATATCGGGCCTCATTGTCAACGCTGTCATGCTGGGCTGCATCTTCATGAAGACTGCCCAGGCAAACCGAAGGGCGGAAACTATCATTTTCAGCAAGCACGCAGTCATCGCTCAGAGAAATGGGAAATTGTGCTTTATGTTCCGGGTGGGTGACTTAAGAAAAAGCATGATCATCAGCGCCACTATCCAAATGCAACTGGTGAAGAAGACCACCACCCAGGAAGGAGAAGTGGTCCCCATCTCTCAGATTGACATCCAAGTGGAGAACCCAGTGGGCATCAATGCGATCTTCCTGGTTTCCCCTCTCATCATTAGCCACACCATTAATGATAAGAGCCCGCTCTACGATCTATCAGCAGCTAGCCTCCAACAAGAAGACCTCGAGGTGGTTGTCATACTTGAAGGTGTGGTGGAGACCACAGGCATTACTACCCAAGCCAGGACATCTTATTTGCCGGAGGAGATACTTTGGGGCCACAGGTTTGTGCCCATTGTGACTGAGGAGGAGGGAAGGTACTCGGTTGATTATTCAAAGTTTGGCAACACTATGAGGTCCAAAACCCCACTTTGCAGCACAAGAGAACTAGAGGCACAGGAGAGAAGCCAAAACCAAACGAACACTGGCCCAAAACTTCACATGAATGCCCTGAGGGAAAGGATTTTCTCCAAGACTGTCAACGTGCCTGGAGTGCGCATAAAATCATCTGTGCATTTTCAGTCCCTAGATTCTTTAGCAGATTTAGAGTCACAGGAGGGAATTGGGCAACAGTCAGTGCTCCTCTGA